The region GGAGATGAGCGGCGGCACGTTCAGCGTGTCCAACCTGGGCATGTTCGGCGTGGACAGCTTCTCCGCCGTGATCAACCCGCCGGAGGCGGCGATCCTGGCGGTCGGCGCGATGCGCCAGGAGGCCGTGGTCGTGGACGGCGAGATCGCCGTCCGCAACCGGATCTCCCTGGAGCTGTCGGTGGACCACCGCGCGGTGGACGGCGCCGTCGGCGCCGCGTTCCTCAAGGACCTCGCAGAGATCCTCGAGGAGCCGATGCGGATCATCCTCTAGCAGGGCAGAGCACGGACGCCCCGGCCGGGTCCTCCCGGCCGGGGCGTCTGCGGATAGTCTGCTCGGGTGTTCGAGACAACGGCGTGGAGGGAGCGCGCGCCCCGCCTCGTACGAAGCGCGAGGGCCGTCGACGCCCTGCTCCCCGCGGCACTCGTGGCCCTGTCCTTCGTCCCCGGGATCGCCCACCAGGGGGTCGACCTGGCGGAACTGCCGGACGACCGGACCCTGGACCCCCTGGGCCTGGTCCTCATCGCCGCCCAGGCCGCACCCCTCGTCCTCCGGCGCCGGTTCCCCGTCGCCTGCCTGGCCGCGGTCGCCGCCGCGTTCACCGCCTTCCAGCTGCTGCGCTACCCCGACGCCTTCGCCTCCCTTGGGCTGCTCGTGGCCCTGTACACCGTCGGCACGCGCCCGCCGCGCCGCCCCGCTCCGGTGGCCGCGGGAGCGCTCGCCGCCTACGCGCTCGTCTGCTGCTGCCTGTACCTCGCGGGCTCGCCCACCACCGCGGCCGACTACCTCGCCTTCGGCCTCGTCCTGCTCGCGTGCTGCGCCCTCGGCCGGTGGGTGCGCGCCCGCGCCCTGGACGCCGAGGAGCGCCGCCGCCGCGCGGAGGCGGACGCCGCCGCCGCCGAACGGGCCCGTATCGCCCGCGACCTGCACGACGTCGTCACCCACCACGTCACCTCGATGGTGGTCCAGGCCGACACCGCGGGCTATCTGCTCGGCCGCTCCGACGGGGTGGGGAGCACCCTGGCCGGCATCGGGGAGACGGGGCGGCGCGCCCTGGACGACCTCCGGCACCTGCTCGGCGTCCTGGACCCGCGCGAGGACCCGGCCGGCCCCTCGCTCGGCGGGCTCGCCGGCCTCGTCGAGCGCTCCCGCGGCGCGGGGCAGAGCGTGGACCTGGTCGAGGACGGCGAGCCCCGGCCGATGCTCCCCCGGCAGGAGGAGGCCCTGTACCGCGTCGTCCAGGAGTCCGTCACGAACGCGCTCAAGCACGCGCCCGGCGGGCACGTCCTCGTCCGCATCGAGCACGGGGACGAGGCGGTCGGCGCCCGGATCACCACCGGGGGCGGCGCGCCCCCGGCCGAGGGGGCCGGTCCGCCCCGCCCCCGCTCCGGCGGCCGCGGTCTGACGGGCCTGCGGGAGAGGGTCGGCGCCGTCGGCGGGGAACTGCGCGCGGGCCCCTCCGACGACGGGGGCTTCACAGTGCACGCCATCGTCCCCCGGGGGGAAACGTGAACGGTTCGCCCATCCGCGTCGTGGTCTGCGAGGACGACGAGGCGGTGCGCACCGGGTACGCCGCGGTGCTCGACGCCCAGCCGGACATGACCGTGGTGGGGCAGGCCGGTGACGGCGCCGAAGCGGTGAGCGTCATCCGGGACCTGCGCCCCGACGTCGCGGTGATGGACGTCCACATGCCCCGCCTGAGCGGCATCGAGGCGACCGCCCTCCTGGCGGGCCCGCCGGACCCCCACCCGGTGCGGATCCTGGTGGTGACGACCTTCAACCTGGACGAGTACGTCTACGAGGCGCTGCGGGCGGGCGCCAGCGGATTCCTGCTGAAGGACGCCCCGCTGCACGAGCTGATCGCGGGCGTGCGCACGGTCGCCCGGGGGGAGGCGCTGCTGTCACCGGCGGTGACCCGGCGGCTCATCGGCGAGTACGCCCTGCGCGTCCGCCCCGCCGACCCGGCCCCGCCCGCGGTGCTCCCCGAGCCGCTGACCGAGCGCGAGCACGAGGTGCTGCTCCTCATGGCGGAGGGGCTGTCCAACGGGGAGATCGCCGAACGGATGACGGTCGCGCACGAGACCGTCAAGACCCACGTGTCGCGGATCCTCACCAAGCTCCGGCTGCGCGACCGGGTCCAGGCCGTCGTGTTCGCCTACCGCTCGGGGCTGGTGCGCCAGGGCTGAGGGTCCGATCCCCCTCGAGAGCCACCGGATCGCGCTCGCGCGGGTGATGTGGCCGCCGGGTCCCCCTTCCTAGCCTGGAAGCCGGTCGGAGCGCCCCCGCGCCCCGCGTTCCAGGAAGTGGTCCCGACATGTCCCCTGACGCCGTACCCGCGTCCACCCCCCGCCGATTCCGGCCGACGGTCCTGCGCTCGGTGCTCCTCCTGCTCCTGGTCGGAGCCCTGGCCGCGCTCCTCTCGGGCGTGACGGACGCGGTGGGCGCGTCGGTGTGGGCCCTGCCCCTCGGAGTCGCGGCGGCGGCCCTCGGCCTGTGGGCCTACCGGCTCGCGATCCGCCGGATCGAGGGGAGGGAGCCGCTGGAACTCTCCCGGAAGGGGGCGGTCCGCGGCCTCGGATGGGGGACGGCGGCCGGGTTCGGCGTGTTCGCCGCGACCATCGCGGCCATCGCCGTCCTCGGGGGCTACCGGGTCACCGGCTGGGGGTCGTTCGAGGCGTTCCTCGCCGTGTGCGGGCTGATGTGCGCGGTCGCGGTGACGGAGGAGCTGCTGTTCCGCGGGGTCGTCTTCCGCCTCGTGGAGGAGGCCGCCGGAACCTGGGGCGCGCTCGCCGTGAGCTCCGTGCTCTTCGGCGGAATCCACCTGGTGAACCCGAACGCGACCCTGTGGGGAGCGCTGGCCATCACCCTGCAGGCCGGCCTCATGCTGGGCGCCGCCTACGCCGCCACGCGTTCCCTGTGGCTGCCGATCGGCCTGCACTTCGGCTGGAACACGACGCAGGCGAGGGTCTTCGGCACCGCCGTCTCCGGTAGCGAGGACGCGTTCGCCGGGCTGTTGACCGGGGAGGCGGGCGGGCCCGCCGCGATCAGCGGGGGCGCCTTCGGTCCCGAGGGCAGTGTCTTCGCCGTGTTGTTCTGTGGCGCGGTCACGGTGTACCTCCTGCGCGTGGCCCAGCGCAGGGGCCACATCGTGCCCCGGCGCTCCCGCCGGGCCTGAAGCGCGGTGCCGCCGACCGGTCGCGTCCGGCGGCCCCCGGCCGGGTAGGGTCCGCGCATGGCCCACATCCTGCACATGACCGAGCTGGAACGCTGGAAGGCCGGCGGCGACGTCGAGGCCGACTCCCTGGCGGAGGAGGGCTTCGTGCACGCCTCGCCCGACGAGAAGACCCTGCTGGCGGTCGCCGACGCCTTCTACTCCGCGGCGACCGGTCCCCTGGTCGCGCTGGTCGTGGACACCGGCGTGCTGGACTCGCTGGGGGTGGAGACCCGTTGGGAGGCCGCCGCCCCGGCGCCGCCGCCCGGGGCGGACGACGGCGTCCTGTTCCCCCACGTGTACGGCGCGATCCCCCGGGAGGCGGTGGTGGCGGTCCGCCACCTGCGGCGCGCCCCCGACGGCCGGTTCACCGTTGTCCGGGAGCACCCGGCGGCCGCGGAGGCGCCGGGCCCGCTCCCCCGCTCCGAGGGCGGGTGACACCGGCGGTCCCGGACCGTGTCGGGGGTCCACCCCGACGGGCGGCCCGGCCCCGGTGGCCGGAACCGTGGGGTGCCCGACCGTTGCGACCGCGGATCCCCGGCTACCGTGGGTCCTCCGACGGACGGCGCGGGATCGACGGGGGGACGATGGCGGGGACTGCGGATCAGGTGTCCGAGTCGGCGGGGGCGGTACCGGCCGCAGCGACCTGGGGGCTGCTCGCCGCCTGGGCCGTCCACGACCTGGAGGAGCTGGTCGCGATCCCCGGCTGGTCCCGCCGCGCCCGTCCGCGCCTGCGGCGCGAGCTGCCGTGGGTCCCGGAGCGGGTCTGGGACCGGCTGGACGTCTCCCCCGCGCACAACGCCGCCGCCATCGGCCTGATGGGCGTGGTGGTGGCCGCCGCCGCGGCCGACGGGGCGCGCACCGGCGGGCGGAGCGGTTTCTACCAGACGGTGCTCCTGGGCTTCGGCGCGCACGCCGTGGTCCACGTGGCGCAGTCCGCCGCCACACGCGGGTACACACCCGGAGCGGTGACGGCGCCGCTGGTGGTCGTGCCCTTCTCGCTGTGGGCGTGGTCGCGGCTGCGCGCGGCCGGGGTGCCCGCCGCACGGGGCGGTGGGCCCGCCGCGATGGCCGCGCTCCCGGCGGCGCTGGGCGCGGTGCACGGGCTGGCCGCGCTGCTCACGCGCGGCCGCCGCGGGAAGGAGTAGGGAACAGGGGGGTACGGCGCCGTCCGGTCAGATGCGGCCGGACTGCTGCGGCCCCGCCGACTGGTGGGACCCCATCGACTGCTGCGGTCCCATCGGCTGCTGGGATCCCATCGGCTGCTGCGGTCCCGTCGGGTACCGCCCCTGGCCGGGGTCGTGCTCCACGCCCGGACGCGGGATCGGACCGGTGTCGCGCAGGTCGCTGTGGTTGCCGACGCTGGGCGGGCTGGTGTGCCGGACCTTGCCCTTGTCGATGCCCAGGATCCGGTTCAGGTAGCCCTTCTTGCCGACCACGAACCAGGCGATCGCCCCGAAGAACGGGAACCAGAGGATGAAGATCACCCACAGGAGCTTGCCCCCCGCGGTGGTGTTGTCGTCGACGACCGCCGAGATGACGGCGGCGACCAGCAGGACCAGGAGCGCCAGGGCCACGGCGGCGATCACGATGCCCGTGACGCCGGCCATCCAGCCGAAGGCCGTGTCGACCGGGTCCGTCACCGTGTTCGCCAGGGCCATGCGTTCCATGAGGTGCTCGACCATGTCTCCCCCAAGCATGTCGTGAGCATGTCAATACGTAGAGTAATCACCATGGGTGCATACTCACCCTCATTTCACGGTTTTCGGGCGTTTCCCTGGAGCGGGATCGGCGGGCTACTCATCGGTACCACCCCCCACCAGCGCTTTCCGCTGCTTTACTGAGAGGCATGGGCTCTCCTCCCCTCGCAGCGCTCCCGATCCGTCATCCCCTCCCGGCGGTCGCACAAGGTCCGCGGGGCTCCGGGATCGCACGGTCGTGACCAGGAAACCCCGCTACGTCTGGCTGGCCGACCAACTCCGCGCCCCCATCCTGCGCGGCGACATGCCCCCCGGGACCAGGCTTCCCTCGCGCACCCGCCTGGCCCGGAGCTACCGGGTGAGCGAGCAGATCTCCCGCACCGCGCTGCGGCTGCTGGTCACCGAGGGCCTGGTGGAGGCCCGCCCCGGTTCCGGCTACTACGTGCGCGACGTCCCCGACGTCTTCCGGATCTGCCGCACCGACTCCACCTCCGGATCCGGCCTGGGCCGCCTGGCCCGCGAACCCCTGGGCACCGAGCAGGAGCCCGGCACGACGCCGATCGTCGAGCGGCTCGGCCTGCGCGAGGGCGAACCGGTGTACATCACCACGTCGCGCGGGCTGTCCGCGGACCGGCCCATCACCCTGCACCGCTCCTGGGAGCCCGCCTCGCTCACCGTCGGAACACTGCGCACCCCCTACGACGCCTCCCCCGACGCGGGCCTGCTCGAACGCCTCGGGTCGGCCGGACACCCCGTCGACCGGGTCGTGGAGGAGGTCGGGGTGCGGGTGCTGCGCGACTCCGAGGCCGCCCTGCTCGGCTCCGCCCCGGGCATCCCCGTCCTGGTCGTGGAGCGCACCCACTACAGCGGCAACCGCCCGGTGGAGACCTCCGACCTCATCGGCACCGCCGACCAGTGTCGACTCCTCTACAAACTGACACTGGCCCGGCCCCGCCCGCCGCGCGGGCGCTCCTGACCCCCGGCCCCGGACACGCGAAAGGGGCGGCCGCCGCGGCGACCGCCCCCGAAGAACCGTCAGCGGCTCAGGAGGTGAACTCCTGCGCGACGACCTCCGCGATCTGCGCGGTGTTGAGCGCGGCGCCCTTGCGCAGGTTGTCCCCGCACAGGAACAGGTCCAGCGACGTCGGGTCGTCCAGCGACTGCCGGATGCGGCCCACCCAGGTCGGGTCGGTGCCCACCACGTCGGCCGGCGTCGGGAACTCGCCCTTGGCCGGGTCGTCCAGGACGGCCACGCCCTCGGCCTTGCCCAGCAGCTCGCGGGCGGCGTCGGCGGTGACCTCCTGGGAGAAGGTGGCGTGCACGGTCAGCGAGTGGGTGGTGATGACCGGGACGCGGACACAGGTGGCGGTGACCCGCAGGTCGGGCAGGCCCAGGATCTTGCGGGACTCGTTGCGGACCTTCAGCTCCTCGGAGGACCAGCCGTCGTCCTTGAGCGAGCCCGCCCACGGCACGACGTTGTAGGCCAGCGGCGCGGGGAACGGACCCAGCTCCGCCACGGCGCCGCGGACGTCGCCGGCCTTCTCGCCCAGGGTGCGGTCCGCGGCGACCGCGGCCATCTGGTCGCGCAGGACGTCGATGCCCTCCTGGCCGGCGCCGGAC is a window of Nocardiopsis changdeensis DNA encoding:
- a CDS encoding sensor histidine kinase, which gives rise to MFETTAWRERAPRLVRSARAVDALLPAALVALSFVPGIAHQGVDLAELPDDRTLDPLGLVLIAAQAAPLVLRRRFPVACLAAVAAAFTAFQLLRYPDAFASLGLLVALYTVGTRPPRRPAPVAAGALAAYALVCCCLYLAGSPTTAADYLAFGLVLLACCALGRWVRARALDAEERRRRAEADAAAAERARIARDLHDVVTHHVTSMVVQADTAGYLLGRSDGVGSTLAGIGETGRRALDDLRHLLGVLDPREDPAGPSLGGLAGLVERSRGAGQSVDLVEDGEPRPMLPRQEEALYRVVQESVTNALKHAPGGHVLVRIEHGDEAVGARITTGGGAPPAEGAGPPRPRSGGRGLTGLRERVGAVGGELRAGPSDDGGFTVHAIVPRGET
- a CDS encoding response regulator, whose protein sequence is MNGSPIRVVVCEDDEAVRTGYAAVLDAQPDMTVVGQAGDGAEAVSVIRDLRPDVAVMDVHMPRLSGIEATALLAGPPDPHPVRILVVTTFNLDEYVYEALRAGASGFLLKDAPLHELIAGVRTVARGEALLSPAVTRRLIGEYALRVRPADPAPPAVLPEPLTEREHEVLLLMAEGLSNGEIAERMTVAHETVKTHVSRILTKLRLRDRVQAVVFAYRSGLVRQG
- a CDS encoding CPBP family intramembrane glutamic endopeptidase, which codes for MSPDAVPASTPRRFRPTVLRSVLLLLLVGALAALLSGVTDAVGASVWALPLGVAAAALGLWAYRLAIRRIEGREPLELSRKGAVRGLGWGTAAGFGVFAATIAAIAVLGGYRVTGWGSFEAFLAVCGLMCAVAVTEELLFRGVVFRLVEEAAGTWGALAVSSVLFGGIHLVNPNATLWGALAITLQAGLMLGAAYAATRSLWLPIGLHFGWNTTQARVFGTAVSGSEDAFAGLLTGEAGGPAAISGGAFGPEGSVFAVLFCGAVTVYLLRVAQRRGHIVPRRSRRA
- a CDS encoding DUF952 domain-containing protein produces the protein MAHILHMTELERWKAGGDVEADSLAEEGFVHASPDEKTLLAVADAFYSAATGPLVALVVDTGVLDSLGVETRWEAAAPAPPPGADDGVLFPHVYGAIPREAVVAVRHLRRAPDGRFTVVREHPAAAEAPGPLPRSEGG
- a CDS encoding HXXEE domain-containing protein, yielding MSESAGAVPAAATWGLLAAWAVHDLEELVAIPGWSRRARPRLRRELPWVPERVWDRLDVSPAHNAAAIGLMGVVVAAAAADGARTGGRSGFYQTVLLGFGAHAVVHVAQSAATRGYTPGAVTAPLVVVPFSLWAWSRLRAAGVPAARGGGPAAMAALPAALGAVHGLAALLTRGRRGKE
- a CDS encoding GntR family transcriptional regulator; its protein translation is MTRKPRYVWLADQLRAPILRGDMPPGTRLPSRTRLARSYRVSEQISRTALRLLVTEGLVEARPGSGYYVRDVPDVFRICRTDSTSGSGLGRLAREPLGTEQEPGTTPIVERLGLREGEPVYITTSRGLSADRPITLHRSWEPASLTVGTLRTPYDASPDAGLLERLGSAGHPVDRVVEEVGVRVLRDSEAALLGSAPGIPVLVVERTHYSGNRPVETSDLIGTADQCRLLYKLTLARPRPPRGRS
- a CDS encoding aspartate-semialdehyde dehydrogenase, which codes for MSNRLPTLAVVGATGAVGTVMLDILTQRENVWGEIRLIASARSAGKVLRVRGEEVVVQALAPEVFDGVDVAMFDVPDEVSKEWAPIAAARGAVAVDNSGAFRMDPDVPLVVPEVNAEQVRNRPRGIISNPNCTTLSMIVAIGALHRTYGVTDLVVSSYQAASGAGQEGIDVLRDQMAAVAADRTLGEKAGDVRGAVAELGPFPAPLAYNVVPWAGSLKDDGWSSEELKVRNESRKILGLPDLRVTATCVRVPVITTHSLTVHATFSQEVTADAARELLGKAEGVAVLDDPAKGEFPTPADVVGTDPTWVGRIRQSLDDPTSLDLFLCGDNLRKGAALNTAQIAEVVAQEFTS